The following are encoded in a window of Thiohalobacter sp. IOR34 genomic DNA:
- a CDS encoding phosphoglycerate dehydrogenase → MYKILTLNNISVAGLEKLPRDRYEIASEIQHPDAILLRSFKMHDMEIPPSLKAVGRAGAGVNNIPVDKLSKLGIPVFNAPGANSNAVKELVLAGMLLAARNICPAWDFTRNLEGDDAEIGKQTEAGKKNFVGFELPGRTLGVIGLGAIGVRVCNAALALGMKVLGYDPEITVQRAWQLSSDVEQATSVDDLLSRVDFVSFHVPLVEGTRNMVNAERLKNMKEGAVLLNFARNGIIDDEAAVAALDAGKLGGYVCDFPSNLLKKHPKVVTLPHLGASTREAEENCAIMVAEEVRDYLENGNIKNSVNFPEVFMPRTEGYRLAVVNENVPNMLGQISTVLADAGLNIVDMLNKSRGDLAYTLVDVEKAVDEAVIDRMAAIDGVLAVRAL, encoded by the coding sequence ATGTACAAGATACTTACGCTGAACAACATCTCGGTAGCGGGGCTGGAAAAGCTGCCGCGCGACCGTTACGAAATCGCTTCCGAGATCCAGCATCCGGACGCCATTCTGCTGCGTTCCTTCAAGATGCACGACATGGAGATTCCGCCGTCGCTGAAGGCGGTGGGACGCGCCGGGGCCGGGGTCAACAACATCCCGGTCGACAAGTTGAGCAAGCTGGGCATTCCGGTGTTCAACGCGCCAGGGGCCAATTCCAACGCGGTCAAGGAGCTGGTGCTGGCCGGCATGCTGCTGGCGGCGCGCAACATCTGCCCGGCCTGGGACTTCACCCGCAACCTGGAGGGCGACGATGCGGAGATCGGCAAGCAGACCGAGGCCGGCAAGAAGAACTTCGTCGGCTTCGAGCTGCCCGGTCGCACCCTGGGCGTGATCGGCCTCGGCGCCATCGGCGTTCGGGTCTGCAACGCCGCCCTGGCCCTGGGCATGAAGGTGCTCGGCTACGATCCGGAGATCACCGTGCAGCGCGCCTGGCAGCTCTCCTCCGATGTGGAGCAGGCGACCAGCGTCGACGACCTGCTGAGCCGCGTCGATTTCGTCAGCTTCCATGTGCCACTGGTGGAGGGCACCCGCAACATGGTCAATGCCGAGCGCCTGAAGAACATGAAGGAGGGCGCGGTGCTGCTCAACTTCGCCCGTAACGGCATCATCGACGACGAGGCGGCGGTGGCGGCACTGGATGCCGGCAAACTGGGCGGCTACGTCTGTGACTTCCCCAGCAACCTGCTGAAGAAGCATCCCAAGGTCGTCACCCTGCCGCATCTCGGCGCATCCACCCGCGAGGCCGAGGAGAACTGCGCCATCATGGTGGCGGAGGAGGTGAGGGACTACCTGGAGAACGGCAATATCAAGAACTCGGTGAATTTCCCCGAGGTGTTCATGCCGCGCACCGAAGGTTATCGCCTGGCGGTGGTCAACGAGAACGTGCCCAACATGCTCGGCCAGATCTCCACCGTACTGGCCGATGCCGGCCTGAACATCGTCGACATGCTGAACAAGTCGCGCGGCGATCTCGCCTATACCCTGGTGGACGTGGAGAAGGCGGTCGACGAGGCGGTCATCGACAGGATGGCGGCCATCGACGGCGTGCTGGCGGTGCGGGCGCTGTAG
- the pheA gene encoding prephenate dehydratase, translated as MNESDKLAAIRARIDELDQQILDAISERARCAQQVAEIKQAAGESTDFYRPEREAQVLQRIQQANPGPLPDGEVARLFREIMSACLALEKPLNIAYLGPEGTFTQAAALKHFGHSVNTLALGAIDEVFREVEAGSAHYGVVPVENSTEGVVSHTLDMFVRSPLKICGEVTLRVELHILSREPGIDAIQRIYAHRQALAQCREWLDANLPQAERIAVASNAEAARIARDEAGAAAVASATAAELYGLAILARNVEDEPGNTTRFLVIGTQTVAPSGQDKTSLLVAVRNQPGALYELLRPFSEHGISMTRIESRPSRQGMWDYVFFVDIEGHVADPPVARALEELGERATLLKILGSYPKAVL; from the coding sequence ATGAACGAAAGCGACAAACTGGCCGCCATCCGGGCACGCATCGACGAACTGGACCAGCAGATCCTGGACGCGATCAGCGAGCGGGCGCGTTGCGCGCAGCAGGTCGCCGAGATCAAGCAGGCGGCCGGTGAATCGACCGATTTCTATCGCCCGGAACGCGAGGCGCAGGTGTTGCAGCGCATCCAGCAGGCCAACCCCGGGCCGCTGCCGGATGGCGAGGTGGCGCGCCTGTTCCGCGAGATCATGTCGGCCTGCCTGGCCCTGGAGAAGCCGCTGAACATCGCCTATCTGGGGCCGGAGGGCACCTTCACCCAGGCCGCGGCGCTGAAACACTTCGGCCATTCGGTCAACACCCTGGCGCTCGGTGCCATCGACGAGGTGTTCCGCGAGGTGGAGGCGGGTTCGGCCCACTATGGCGTGGTGCCGGTGGAGAATTCGACGGAGGGGGTGGTCAGCCATACGCTGGACATGTTCGTCCGTTCGCCGCTGAAGATCTGCGGCGAAGTGACGCTGCGTGTCGAGCTGCACATCCTCAGCAGGGAGCCGGGCATCGACGCCATCCAGCGGATCTACGCCCACCGCCAGGCACTGGCCCAGTGCCGCGAGTGGCTGGATGCCAACCTGCCGCAGGCGGAACGCATCGCGGTTGCCAGCAACGCCGAGGCGGCGCGCATCGCCAGGGACGAGGCCGGGGCCGCCGCGGTGGCCAGCGCCACCGCGGCCGAACTCTACGGTCTGGCCATACTGGCGCGCAATGTGGAAGACGAGCCCGGCAACACCACCCGCTTCCTGGTCATCGGCACCCAGACGGTGGCCCCCAGCGGCCAGGACAAGACCTCGCTGCTGGTTGCGGTGCGCAACCAGCCGGGCGCGCTCTACGAATTGCTCAGACCCTTCTCGGAACATGGCATCAGCATGACCCGCATCGAGTCGCGCCCCTCGCGTCAGGGGATGTGGGACTATGTGTTTTTTGTCGACATCGAGGGTCATGTGGCGGATCCGCCGGTGGCCCGCGCCCTGGAGGAGCTCGGCGAGCGCGCCACGCTGCTGAAGATCCTCGGTTCCTATCCGAAGGCCGTGCTCTGA